From the genome of Rathayibacter sp. VKM Ac-2804:
CCGCGGCATGGTCGCCGGGCTCGTCGTCTGCTCCTCCGGTCTCGCGCTCCTCGGTCTGGCGGCCGACGCGTTCGGTGCCCTCCCGCTCGCCTTCGCGGGCATGGTGCTGCTCGGCTTCGGCAACGGCGCGGTCGACGTGATGATGAACGTCGAGGGCGCCGCGAACGAGAAGGCCTTCGGCAAGACCCTGCTCCCCCTCTTCCACGCCTTCTTCAGCCTCGGCACCGTCCTCGGCGCGATCCTCGGCGCCGCCGCCTCCGCGCTCGCCGTGCCCGTCGCCGCGCACCTCTGCGGCGTCGCCGTCGTCGTGGTGCTCACCGTCTCGGCCGCGATCCGCTCCGTCCCCGTCCGCGACGAGCTCGACACCGCGGGCGTCGCCACCGTCGCGAAGGCGCCGGTCCGCGAGCGCGTCGCCGCCTCGCTCGGCGTCTGGCGGGACGGGCGCCTCGTCCTGATCGGTCTGATCATGCTGGGCATGGCCTTCGCGGAGGGCTCGGCCAACGACTGGCTGACCCTCGCGATGGTCGACGGCCACGGCACCGACAAGACCACCGCCGCGATCGTCTTCGGCGTCTTCGTCGCGGCGATGACCGTCGGCCGCGTGCTCGGCGGGCCCGTGCTCGACCGCTTCGGCCGGGTGCCCGTGCTGCGCGCCTCCGCAGGCCTGGCCATCGTCGGCATCCTCCTCTTCATCCTCGCCCCGGTCGACGGGCTCGTGATCGCGGGAGCGGTCGCCTGGGGTCTGGGCTGCTCGCTCGGCTTCCCGGTCGGCATGTCCGCCGCGGCCGAGGGCCCCCACTCGGCGGCCCGGGTCAGCGCCGTCGCGATGCTCGGCTACGTCGCCTTCCTGGTCGGCCCGCCCGCGATCGGCTTCCTCGGCGAGCACTTCGGGCTGCTGAACGCGCTGTTCCTGGTGCTCGCGCTCGTCGTCGTCGCCGGAGTCGCCTCGCCCGCCGCCCGGTCGCAGAAGGCCCCGGCGGAGCGCGTGCAGGACGGAGCGTCCGCGTGAGCGCCCCCGGCCTCGAGCCCTGCCGCGTCGCCGTCGTCACCGGCGCCAACCACGGCATCGGCGCCGCGATCGCGGAGCGCCTGGCCGCCGACGGGCTCGCCGTGCTGGTCGCCTTCCTCGCCGAGGAGCTGCCGGAGCACGAGCCGGAGCGCCAGCGCCTCGCCCACCGCACCGACGGCGAGCAGGTCGCCGAGCGGATCCGCGCCGCCGGCGGCCGCGCCCGCGCCGTCTCCGCCGACCTCCGCGACGCCGCCTCCGCCGCCCTGCTGCTCGACGCCGCGGAGGAGTCGCTCGGCCCGGTCGACGTCCTCGTGCACAACGCCACCGGCTCGATCGTCGACACCTTCCGCGCCCGGGCGAGGGACTGGATGGGCCGCCCCCAGCGCCGCGTCGACGCCGCGAGCATCGACCGGGTGCTCGGCATCGACGCCCGCGCCGGCGCGCTGCTGATCGCCGAGCTCGCCGAGCGGCTGGAGCGCCGCGGCGGCCACGGCGGGCGGATCGTCACGCTCACCTCGGGCGGCGAGCGCGGCTTCCCCGGCGAGGTCTCCTACGGCGCCGCCAAGGCCGCCCTGGTGAACTACACGATCTCCGCCTCGCTCGAGCTCAGCCCGCTCGGCGTGACCGCCAACGCGGTCCACCCGCCCGTCACCGACACCGGCTGGGTCACCGACGACGTCCACGCCGCCGTCGCCGCGAACGACGCCTTCTTCGACGTCGCCCGCCCCGACGAGGTCGCCGACCTCGTCTCCTACCTCGTCTCCCCCGCCGGCCGCCGCGTCACCGGCAACGTCCTCCGCATGGCCTGACACCCCCGGATCTCGCCACGGCCCCTCCGCGGCCTCCTCGATCAGCACGGATCCGCTTCGTGCCGATCGAG
Proteins encoded in this window:
- a CDS encoding MFS transporter; translation: MTSTSALSRPQLVAWRNAVFTIFVLSGLSIATWVSRTPAIRDELQLSTSGVGLLILSMSIGAIVGLSLSTVIMSVLGARRGMVAGLVVCSSGLALLGLAADAFGALPLAFAGMVLLGFGNGAVDVMMNVEGAANEKAFGKTLLPLFHAFFSLGTVLGAILGAAASALAVPVAAHLCGVAVVVVLTVSAAIRSVPVRDELDTAGVATVAKAPVRERVAASLGVWRDGRLVLIGLIMLGMAFAEGSANDWLTLAMVDGHGTDKTTAAIVFGVFVAAMTVGRVLGGPVLDRFGRVPVLRASAGLAIVGILLFILAPVDGLVIAGAVAWGLGCSLGFPVGMSAAAEGPHSAARVSAVAMLGYVAFLVGPPAIGFLGEHFGLLNALFLVLALVVVAGVASPAARSQKAPAERVQDGASA
- a CDS encoding SDR family NAD(P)-dependent oxidoreductase; this encodes MSAPGLEPCRVAVVTGANHGIGAAIAERLAADGLAVLVAFLAEELPEHEPERQRLAHRTDGEQVAERIRAAGGRARAVSADLRDAASAALLLDAAEESLGPVDVLVHNATGSIVDTFRARARDWMGRPQRRVDAASIDRVLGIDARAGALLIAELAERLERRGGHGGRIVTLTSGGERGFPGEVSYGAAKAALVNYTISASLELSPLGVTANAVHPPVTDTGWVTDDVHAAVAANDAFFDVARPDEVADLVSYLVSPAGRRVTGNVLRMA